From Aspergillus fumigatus Af293 chromosome 5, whole genome shotgun sequence, a single genomic window includes:
- the aguA gene encoding alpha-glucuronidase: MWSGIPIFALLSSIGIAAAETGLDGWLRYASVPCNGNCQRALPSHIVTLNSTRSSPVYVAGQELQDGLHQILGKHASVKSTGCSTDSSIIVGTVEAYRQVCNAGRQVPQFDVDGFWLSIREKSVLIVGQSERGALYGAYEYLSMLAQGNFSQVSYATSPHAPIRWVNQWDNMDGSIERGYGGPSIFFKDGVIRQDLSRVQQYARLLASVRINGIIVNNVNANASLLMPSNMDGLARIADIFRPYGIRVGISLNFASPSTLGNLSTYDPFDSSVIAWWGNVTDQLYARIPDMAGYLVKANSEGQPGPTTYNRTLADGANMFARALKPYGGVVMFRAFVYDHHISEDNWYNDRANAAVDFFKPLDGKFDDNVVVQIKYGPIDFQVREPASPLFANLYKTNTAIELQVTQEYLGQQSHLVYLPPLWQTILGFDLRVDQKPSLVRDIISGQRFDRPLGGWAAVVNVGTNSTWLGSHLAMSNLYAYGRLAWEPTLDSEDIVQDWIRLTFGLDRRIVDTLTQMSMESWPAYENYSGNLGIQTLTDILYTHYGPNPASQDGNGWGQWTRADHLSIGMDRTVKNGTKFSGQYPAEVAAMYENIETTPDNLLLWFHHVNYTQRLHSGKTVIQHFYDAHYTGAETAQTFVSQWESLRERIDAERYQHVLTRLIYQAGHSIVWRDAINNFYHNLSGIADEKQRVGHHPWRVEAEDMQLDGYVPYAVSPFETASNYTAIVTASNGTTGTASATLDFKTGTYDLGINYYDMYGGKSHWTVYLNDRVVGQWQGNSEDVLSHTPSIYLDGHSATRITFRDVKIHKGDRLKIVGKPDGVEPAPLDYVVVLPPGIVD, encoded by the coding sequence ATGTGGAGCGGCATTCCTATATTCGCGCTCTTATCCTCCATCGGCATTGCGGCCGCAGAGACTGGTCTGGATGGTTGGCTGCGGTATGCATCTGTTCCCTGCAATGGAAACTGCCAGCGTGCCCTCCCGTCGCACATTGTGACACTCAATTCTACACGATCGAGTCCGGTGTATGTCGCTGGACAGGAACTCCAAGATGGTCTGCACCAGATCCTTGGAAAGCATGCTTCCGTCAAGTCCACCGGCTGCTCGACCGACTCGTCGATCATTGTCGGCACGGTCGAGGCGTATCGGCAGGTCTGCAACGCTGGCCGCCAGGTACCGCAATTCGACGTCGACGGGTTCTGGCTCAGCATCAGGGAAAAGTCAGTACTGATTGTTGGCCAGAGTGAGCGAGGGGCTTTGTACGGTGCATACGAGTACCTTTCGATGCTGGCGCAAGGCAATTTCTCGCAGGTCTCGTATGCCACCAGTCCGCATGCGCCCATCCGCTGGGTCAACCAGTGGGATAACATGGATGGTAGCATCGAGCGAGGCTACGGTGGACCTTCGATCTTTTTCAAGGATGGCGTGATTCGTCAGGACCTCTCTCGTGTCCAGCAGTATGCCCGTCTGCTGGCTTCGGTACGCATCAacggcatcatcgtcaacaatGTCAATGCGAATGCCTCACTTCTCATGCCCTCGAATATGGACGGGTTGGCTCGAATCGCCGATATCTTCCGTCCCTACGGGATTCGAGTCGGCATTTCTCTCAACTTCGCGTCTCCCTCGACTCTTGGCAATCTCAGCACCTACGATCCCTTCGACTCCTCCGTCATCGCTTGGTGGGGCAACGTCACGGATCAGCTGTACGCGCGCATCCCGGATATGGCAGGGTATCTGGTCAAAGCCAACTCCGAAGGCCAGCCCGGCCCAACCACATATAATCGCACCCTTGCCGACGGGGCCAACATGTTTGCACGCGCCCTCAAGCCGTACGGGGGTGTGGTCATGTTCCGTGCCTTTGTGTACGACCACCATATTAGCGAAGACAATTGGTACAACGACCGCGCGAACGCAGCAGTAGACTTTTTCAAGCCGCTTGATGGCAAATTTGACGACAATGTGGTAGTGCAGATCAAGTACGGACCCATTGACTTCCAGGTCCGCGAGCCCGCCTCGCCCCTGTTTGCCAACCTGTACAAGACCAACACAGCAATCGAGTTGCAAGTGACGCAGGAGTATCTCGGACAGCAGTCACATCTGGTGTACTTGCCTCCACTCTGGCAAACGATCCTGGGGTTTGATCTCCGTGTCGACCAGAAACCCTCCCTGGTGCGAGACATCATCTCGGGACAGCGATTTGACAGACCCTTGGGCGGCTGGGCGGCAGTTGTCAATGTCGGTACCAACAGTACCTGGCTTGGCAGTCATCTGGCCATGTCGAATCTGTACGCTTATGGTCGGCTGGCCTGGGAGCCGACGCTAGATTCGGAGGACATCGTCCAGGACTGGATCCGCCTCACGTTTGGCTTGGATCGCCGCATCGTCGATACTCTCACGCAAATGTCCATGGAGTCCTGGCCTGCGTACGAGAACTACTCGGGCAACCTCGGCATCCAAACGCTGACCGACATCCTGTACACACATTACGGGCCGAACCCAGCCTCTCAGGACGGCAACGGTTGGGGCCAGTGGACACGCGCGGATCACCTATCCATCGGAATGGACCGCACCGTTAAAAACGGGACAAAGTTCTCGGGCCAGTACCCCGCCGAAGTCGCAGCGATGTACGAAAATATCGAGACCACACCCGACAACCTGCTGCTCTGGTTCCACCACGTCAACTACACCCAGCGTCTGCACTCCGGCAAAACCGTCATCCAGCACTTCTACGATGCGCATTACACCGGCGCCGAGACGGCTCAAACCTTCGTCTCACAGTGGGAGTCGCTCAGAGAACGCATTGATGCAGAGCGCTACCAGCACGTCCTCACTCGCCTCATCTACCAAGCGGGGCATTCGATCGTCTGGCGTgacgccatcaacaacttctACCATAATCTCTCGGGGATCGCCGACGAAAAGCAGCGAGTGGGACACCACCCCTGGCGTGTCGAAGCGGAGGACATGCAGCTCGATGGCTACGTGCCATACGCCGTTAGTCCGTTCGAGACCGCGTCCAACTACACTGCTATCGTCACTGCATCAAATGGCACCACCGGAACAGCGAGCGCTACGCTGGACTTCAAGACAGGCACGTACGATTTGGGCATCAACTACTACGATATGTACGGGGGCAAGTCTCACTGGACGGTGTATCTGAATGATCGCGTTGTGGGACAATGGCAGGGGAACAGCGAGGATGTGCTGAGCCATACGCCTTCGATTTATCTGGATGGACACTCGGCTACGCGCATTACCTTCCGGGACGTGAAGATCCACAAGGGGGATCGGCTGAAGATTGTGGGTAAGCCGGATGGAGTGGAACCGGCGCCGCTGGACTATGTGGTGGTGCTGCCACCAGGAATTGTAGATTAG
- the erg4A gene encoding c-24(28) sterol reductase — protein MKSKMAAKDQKRLDNASSSDTKIEFEFGGAPGVTLIMIGFPLLMYYMYIGAVLYDGLLPTPEDGQSWADFLSHLVSLAYTHAYPTRKAWTIYWTFLILEGAGYLYLPGVYGKGKRLPHLGGKQLPYYCSAVSSWYLTIAAALILHFTGVLKLYTLIDEFGPLMSVAICSGIFVSIVAYISALVRGVEHRMTGSHVYDFFMGAELNPRLFGWLDFKMFFEVRIPWFILFLLTLGTALKQLEEYGLVAGEVLFLLMAHFLYANACAKGEELIITSWDMYYEKWGFMLIFWNLAGVPMSYCHCTLYLAYHDPSTYHWNPWVLAVWAVAYLFMYWVWDTCNSQKNYFRAQERGVTVDRKTFPQLPWKYIENPQSIPTKTGDSILCSGWFGMARKVHYTCDVFFAISWGLITGFNSPFPWFYPCFFTVMIIHRARRDINRCRERYGEAWMEYERRVPYLFIPVSFADLPHKDKLTD, from the exons ATGAAGAGCAAAATGGCAGCAAAAGACCAGAAACGCCTCGATAATGCCTCCTCATCTGATACCAAAATTGAATTCGAGTTCGGCGGTGCCCCCGGCGTGACCCTGATCATGATCGGCTTCCCGCTGCTGATGTACTACATGTACATCGGTGCAGTCCTCTACGATGGCCTCCTTCCCACCCCTGAGGACGGACAATCCTGGGCAGACTTCCTCTCTCACCTCGTCAGCCTCGCATACACCCATGCCTATCCTACCCGGAAAGCGTGGACGATCTACTGGacctttctcatcctcgaagGCGCCGGGTACCTGTACCTCCCGGGCGTATACGGCAAGGGAAAGCGGTTACCCCATCTTGGTGGGAAGCAGTTGCCGTATTACTGCTCCGCCGTGTCGTCGTGGTATCTCACTATTGCCGCCGCGTTGATACTGCACTTCACCGGTGTATTAAAGCTGTACACCCTCATCGACGAGTTCGGACCCCTCATGTCTGTCGCAATCTGTTCGGGAATCTTCGTATCGATCGTGGCGTACATTTCTGCTCTGGTGCGGGGAGTGGAGCACCGCATGACAGGATCGCATGTCTATGACTTCTTCATGGGTGCGGAGCTCAACCCGCGGCTGTTCGGGTGGTTGGATTTCAAGATGTTCTTCGAGGTCCGCATTCCGTGGTTCATCCTGTTCCTGTTGACGTTGGGAACAGCCCTGAAGCAATTGGAAGAGTATGGCTTGGTTGCTGGGGAGGTGCTCTTCCTGCTCATGGCCCATTTCCTGTATGCCAACGCCTGCGCCAAGGGCGAGGAGCTGATCATCACCAGCTG GGACATGTACTATGAAAAGTGGGGATTCATGCTCATCTTCTGGAATTTGGCCGGAGTCCCCATGAGCTACTGCCACTGCACGCTGTATTTGGCATACCATGACCCCTCCACTTACCACTGGAACCCCTGGGTTCTGGCCGTGTGGGCCGTTGCGTACTTGTTCATGTATTGGGTCTGGGATACCTGCAACAGCCAGAAAAATTATTTCCGCGCCCAGGAACGGGGCGTCACCGTTGACCGCAAGACGTTCCCCCAGCTACCCTGGAAGTACATCGAGAATCCTCAGTCCATCCCGACAAAGACCGGCGATTCAATCCTATGCAGCGGATGGT TTGGCATGGCGCGCAAGGTGCATTATACATGTGACGTGTTCTTCGCTATTTCCTGGGGCCTCATTACCGGGTTCAACTCGCCGTTTCCCTGGTTCTATCCTTGCTTTTTCACAGTCATGATCATCCATCGCGCGAGACGAGATATCAACCGCTGCCGGGAGCGATACGGCGAGGCTTGGATGGAATATGAGCGTCGGGTCCCTTATCTCTTTATTCCAGTAAGTTTCGCTGATCTGCCTCACAAGGATAAGCTGACAGATTAG
- a CDS encoding SDR family NAD(P)-dependent oxidoreductase, whose amino-acid sequence MASQVQGTAFITGAASGIGKATAHVLAKNGISAVALVDVNRALLEETKSELLSEHPRLRVAVHQVDVTDEASVENAVRKTAEEFGQVDIGVNAAGIGGKPGPSHEMELSEWQRVIDINQTGVWMCQRALIRQMLKQEYVLPDVGLEERAKDAARLSMSHRCMGFGRLRPKLRLRLMWLRSMVRFDAKSYAREGIRINAICPGWVDTPMIHRSIESGTLDSQFAMIPLGRPAVADEIAHAILFLASPMSSYMCGEAMVVDGGLSA is encoded by the exons ATGGCGTCCCAAGTGCAAGGAACCGCCTTCATCACTGGCGCCGCATCAGGCATCGGCAAAGCCACCGCACACGTCCTCGCAAAGAACGGAATCAGCGCAGTAGCCCTGGTAGACGTCAACCGCGCACTCCTCGAGGAGACGAAAAGCGAACTACTGTCTGAACATCCGCGGCTCCGGGTTGCGGTTCACCAAGTGGACGTCACGGATGAGGCCTCCGTCGAGAATGCTGTCCGCAAGACGGCTGAGGAATTCGGACAGGTTGATATCGGGGTGAATGCTGCGGGGATCGGTGGCAAGCCTGGTCCCTCGCACGAGATGGAGCTATCGGAGTGGCAGCGGGTGATTGACATTAACCAGACGGGGGTGTGGATGTGTCAGCGGGCGTTGATCCGGCAGATGTTGAAGCAGGAGTATGTGTTGCCT GATGTAGGTCTCGAGGAGCGCGCGAAGGACGCGGCACGATTGTCAATGTCGCATCGATGTATGGGGTTCGGGCGCCTCCGGCCGAAATTGCGGTTGCGCCTTATGTGGCTGCGAAGCATGGTGCGTTTC GACGCCAAATCGTATGCCAGAGAGGGCATTCGCATCAACGCCATATGTCCTGG ATGGGTGGACACGCCTATGATACATCGGTCGATCGAGAGCGGCACTCTTGACTCGCAATTTGCGATGATTCCTCTGGGCCGTCCTGCAGTGGCGGACGAGATTGCCCATGCGATTCTATTTCTCGCTTCGCCCATGAGCAGCTACATGTGTGGAGAAGCAATGGTGGTAGATGGAGGGTTGTCAGCATAA
- a CDS encoding alkene reductase: protein MTIRKLDGEESMLFQPLEIANGRIRLSHRVVHAPMTRNRGVPLNPTSTPEQPNRIWYPGDLMVQYYRQRATPGGLIISEGVPPSLESNGMPGVPGLWTPEQAAGWKRVVDAVHEQGGYIYCQLWHAGRATIPQMTGSPAVSASATVWDSPTECYSHPPVGSTEPVRYADHPPIELTIPHLKQTIRDYCNAAKTAMEIGFDGVELHAGNGYLPEQFLSSNVNKRTDEYGGSPEKRCRFVLELMDELAATVGEDNLAIRLSPFGLFNQARGEQRVETWTFLCESLKKAHPNLSYVSFIEPRYEQIFSYEEKDNFLRSWGLSDVDLSSFRKIFGTTPFFSAGGWDQSNSWGVLEEGRYDALLYGRYFTSNPDLVERLRKGIPFTPYDRSRFYGPFEDNAKCYVDYPPATASS from the exons ATGACCATCCGCAAGCTCGACGGCGAGGAGTCGATGCTCTTCCAGCCACTGGAGATCGCAAACGGCAGGATTCGCCTTTCGCATCGGGTGGTCCATGCTCCCATGACGCGCAACCGGGGCGTTCCGCTCAATCCCACCAGCACCCCAGAGCAGCCCAACCGTATCTGGTATCCCGGCGATCTCATGGTCCAGTACTATCGCCAGCGCGCCACCCCAGGCGGATTGATCATCTCCGAGGGTGTTCCGCCGTCGTTGGAG AGCAATGGCATGCCTGGTGTCCCCGGCCTTTGGACCCCTGAGCAGGCCGCCGGCTGGAAGCGGGTCGTCGACGCCGTGCACGAACAAGGTGGCTACATCTACTGCCAGCTGTGGCACGCAGGTCGTGCCACCATCCCGCAGATGACAGGCTCGCCGGCGGTCTCAGCCTCCGCCACAGTCTGGGACTCCCCGACAGAATGCTACTCTCACCCTCCTGTGGGATCCACCGAGCCGGTGCGGTACGCGGACCATCCGCCCATCGAGCTCACCATCCCGCATCTGAAGCAGACCATCCGCGATTACTGCAATGCGGCCAAGACCGCCATGGAGATTGGCTTCGACGGTGTCGAGCTGCACGCGGGCAATGGCTATCTACCCGAGCAGTTTCTGAGCTCCAACGTCAACAAGCGCACGGATGAGTACGGTGGCTCGCCGGAGAAGCGCTGCCGGTTTGTCCTGGAGCTGATGGATGAGTTGGCGGCCACCGTGGGCGAGGACAATCTGGCTATCCGTCTCTCGCCCTTTGGACTGTTCAACCAGGCGCGCGGCGAGCAGCGAGTGGAGACCTGGACGTTCCTCTGCGAATCGCTGAAGAAGGCGCATCCCAATCTGTCGTATGTCAGTTTCATTGAACCG CGCTATGAGCAAATCTTCAGCTACGAGGAAAAGGACAACTTCCTCCGCAGTTGGGGACTGTCCGACGTTGATCTGAGCAGCTTCCGCAAGATTTTTGGAACtactcccttcttctcggccgGAGGCTGGGACCAGAGCAATTCGTGGGGCgtgctggaagaaggtcggTACGACGCGCTGCTGTACGGACGCTACTTCACCAGCAACCCCGATCTGGTCGAGCGGTTGAGGAAGGGCATCCCGTTTACGCCGTACGATCGTTCGCGCTTCTATGGCCCGTTTGAGGATAATGCGAAATGCTACGTGGATTATCCCCCGGCTACTGCTTCCTCTTAA
- a CDS encoding transcription factor domain-containing protein, with product MQQSHSMLQLWRTWNPMSGEWGHCEHSRPAAKVCLWTIKIDALQEQLAAIQNTLQQIAQSPSPLPIPQSTHPAAVDVPATPSAPLFEGQSSFNNEVIIARDAAFSAVATSQPGRVDAHVSAVLSSLRNSLDRQQGSSTVIEPLSQAKVELLPQEFVIALIKKVKVQPPFFLTVHSWRDLRQIESLCHAIYFPVDPIPAGSLTLLHGLLYYIIRDYLHEECSDLARFDLAAYAGFCERHFLAGLKSYEMMCDPTLQKVQALLIGLIHVQIIKAQEESDLQLCWTYLALAFNMCQSMGLHRSAALKHDPVPIADAKRHAFWSLYTIDKNLSLNLGLASHFQNHDIDAEFFAPSDNPHYRPWDLMTLTTIDFATLQGRIYDRLYSTSATQATESERLKSIEELSSDLMLVRERLLGIDVSQGLYAESLHGMAACADFITHSVMTVILRAQTRSSNAMAITSQCYEAAVRALQSHLECFTYFRNRKTHKQTEYVNWILLYPSFTPFVIVFIHAITTASTFDLALLQDTVQSLQLFKGLSRGSDRLYTICAAFSRTAQILVDSEETLEGLTQHRDGSLVMPALDSNIALPNVDWPENVFDSHMNSTDISMFLNDFIGTHRSVMDILNSDYLNET from the exons ATGCAACAAAGCCATTCCATGCTCCAGTTGTGGCGCACTTGGAATCCCATGTCGGGCGAATGGGGTCACTGTGAGCACTCCAGACCCGCCGCAAAGGTCTGCCTCTGGACAATA aaaatcgATGCGCTACAAGAGCAACTAGCAGCCATTCAAAACACTCTGCAGCAGATTGCTCAGTCTCCCTCTCCCCTCCCAATACCTCAATCCACCCATCCTGCCGCTGTGGACGTCCCGGCTACTCCCTCTGCGCCTCTTTTTGAAGGTCAATCATCCTTCAACAACGAGGTCATCATTGCTAGAGATGCAGCTTTCTCCGCTGTTGCAACGTCACAGCCAGGAAGAGTGGATGCCCATGTTTCAGCGGTCTTGTCTTCCCTCAGGAACAGCCTCGACCGGCAGCAGGGATCCTCCACAGTTATCGAGCCGCTTTCGCAGGCGAAGGTTGAACTTTTACCTCAAGAGTTTGTCATTGCTCTGATTAAAAAAGTCAAAG TGCAACCGCCCTTCTTTTTGACCGTCCATTCATGGAGAGACCTTCGTCAAATTGAGTCATTATGTCATGCGATCTATTTTCCAGTAGATCCTATTCCGGCGGGCTCTCTGACCCTTCTGCATGGCTTGTTATACTACATTATTCGCGACTATCTGCATGAGGAGTGTTCGGATCTTGCACGCTTTGACCTCGCAGCGTACGCCGGGTTCTGCGAGCGTCATTTCTTGGCCGGGCTGAAAAGCTACGAGATGATGTGTGATCCGACACTTCAGAAAGTCCAGGCTCTGCTGATCGGG CTAATTCATGTTCAGATCATCAAAGCTCAGGAAGAGTCCGATCTCCAGCTGTGCTGGACCTATCTCGCTTTGGCGTTCAATATGTGTCAAAGCATGGGCCTCCACCGAAGTGCCGCCCTGAAACACGATCCCGTCCCGATCGCTGACGCCAAACGTCATGCCTTCTGGTCGTTGTATACCATTGACAAGAATCTGTCATTGAATCTCGGATTGGCTTCGCATTTCCAGAACCATGACATCGATGCAGAGTTCTTTGCACCATCAGACAACCCGCATTACCGCCCCTGGGACCTGATGACTCTCACCACGATTGACTTTGCAACTCTACAGGGGCGCATCTACGATCGGCTTTACTCGACCTCGGCCACTCAGGCTACTGAGTCGGAAAGGTTGAAGTCAATAGAAGAGCTATCGAGTGACTTGATGCTGGTTCGCGAACGCCTTCTGGGG ATCGATGTGAGCCAAGGTCTCTATGCGGAGTCGCTTCACGGAATGGCGGCCTGCGCGGACTTCATCACGCACTCCGTCATGACTGTCATACTTCGGGCGCAGACGCGGTCCAGCAATGCCATGGCCATCACGTCTCAATGCTACGAGGCGGCGGTGCGGGCGCTGCAGAGTCACCTGGAGTGCTTTACCTATTTTCGCAACCGGAAGACCCATAAGCAAACTGAATATGTCAATTG GATTCTACTGTATCCATCATTCACCCCGTTTGTCATTGTCTTCATACATGCCATCACGACGGCGAGCACATTCGATCTGGCATTGTTGCAGGATACTGTTCAGTCCTTGCAACTATTCAAGGGCCTCTCCCGTGGCTCGGACCGTCTCTACACAATCTGTGCGGCTTTTTCCAGGACGGCTCAGATCCTCGTAGACTCGGAAGAAACGCTGGAAGGCCTCACACAACACCGGGACGGATCGCTTGTCATGCCGGCTCTAGATAGCAACATCGCTTTGCCCAACGTGGACTGGCCGGAAAATGTGTTTGACTCGCATATGAACAGCACTGACATCTCCATGTTCCTCAATGATTTTATCGGGACACATCGTTCAGTGATGGATATTTTGAACTCTGACTACCTGAATGAGACTTGA
- a CDS encoding Zn(II)2Cys6 transcription factor — MSDRRRRTASPLGTALRPSPLACTECRKHHVKCDAKKPACSRCLDARLPCNYLPSRRGGRRKPRSSLLPPLQGVTPDFPGMAYQTPLSETAGGNPTTGPSSSPVTGKEASSVASRNSPQNAPLVVPDSRFVRLYYEHFHNAHPILVPASSYEERNYPSFLQHVVRFIGSHYSLQVSGDSFKDATMLQLSHSGERTPCMVQALLLYSIFLCARSECSEAEKTFSQATDIALELGMFRRDFATTFSNGNETEAESLRRTWWELFIVDVFMAARPPKVVLRCGNVPYDVPLPCEEYVYANRKEIPPPATFTAFKMRVFLEEDGDARFSRYSSFSYRIEAALILARVLVLNSLPETHRDHLQAVENALISWTNHLPTHKVDIVDMYGNVDEMLFQAHTTIQYAAMLLHLPRSNLRPEFPDLHVPICPTTPLRLSPSCTRHVHDVKATEASKQLSNLLSMRPSAQGYSPLIVSPLVLCGMVQLATSRIHSPECLDHHCNRVVLVLGCLKILSSSWPLARQAQQHLRRAAADSFTSWIESQHPQGAAGLAPASRNDAYKESSADQTTWYSTGGQGMNGDVQSLFSPGMLSAYIDPTCSDPLLLNTMSEFDMT, encoded by the coding sequence ATGAgcgacagaagaaggagaacaGCTTCTCCACTCGGCACCGCTCTGCGTCCCTCTCCTCTGGCGTGCACCGAGTGCCGCAAACACCACGTCAAATGCGACGCCAAAAAGCCGGCGTGTTCCCGGTGCTTGGATGCCCGTCTGCCCTGCAACTATCTCCCGTCGCGAAGGGGCGGTAGACGCAAACCCCGTAGCAGCCTGCTTCCGCCTCTGCAGGGAGTAACCCCCGACTTCCCAGGCATGGCGTATCAGACTCCGCTGTCCGAAACAGCGGGCGGGAATCCAACCACCGGCCCATCCAGTTCCCCCGTGACGGGCAAAGAGGCCTCATCGGTCGCCTCAAGGAACTCGCCGCAGAATGCACCGCTTGTGGTACCAGATTCGCGGTTCGTACGTCTTTACTATGAGCATTTCCACAATGCGCATCCGATTCTGGTTCCCGCCTCCTCGTACGAGGAGCGGAATTATCCCAGTTTCCTCCAGCATGTGGTGCGGTTCATCGGAAGCCATTACTCGCTGCAGGTCTCTGGCGACTCGTTCAAGGACGCGACGATGCTGCAACTGAGCCACTCAGGCGAGCGGACGCCCTGCATGGTGCAGGCTTTGCTGTTGTATTCGATCTTCCTGTGTGCGCGAAGTGAGTGCAGCGAGGCGGAGAAAACGTTCTCCCAAGCAACCGATATCGCCCTGGAACTGGGAATGTTCCGTCGAGATTTTGCAACGACGTTCTCCAACGGGAATGAGACCGAAGCGGAGAGTTTACGGCGGACCTGGTGGGAGCTGTTCATTGTCGACGTGTTCATGGCAGCACGACCACCAAAGGTCGTCCTTCGCTGCGGGAATGTCCCCTACGACGTCCCTCTCCCGTGCGAGGAGTATGTCTACGCCAATCGAAAGGAGATCCCACCCCCAGCGACCTTTACGGCCTTTAAGATGCGCGTATTTCTAGAGGAAGACGGAGACGCTCGTTTCTCGCGATATTCATCGTTCAGTTATCGCATCGAAGCAGCCCTCATCCTGGCTCGCGTGCTTGTGTTGAACAGTCTGCCGGAGACGCACCGCGATCATCTGCAGGCCGTGGAGAATGCGCTCATCAGCTGGACAAACCACCTGCCAACGCACAAGGTCGACATTGTCGATATGTACGGCAACGTCGACGAGATGCTTTTCCAGGCCCACACGACCATTCAGTACGCCGCCATGCTGCTCCACCTTCCACGCAGCAATTTGCGCCCCGAGTTCCCCGATCTCCACGTTCCCATCTGCCCGACCACTCCTCTGCGTCTATCACCATCATGCACCCGACACGTCCATGATGTGAAAGCAACAGAAGCCTCGAAGCAACTCTCTAATCTCCTATCCATGCGCCCGAGCGCACAGGGATACAGCCCGCTGATCGTGTCCCCGCTCGTCCTCTGCGGCATGGTCCAGCTGGCAACCAGCCGCATCCACTCGCCAGAGTGTCTAGACCATCACTGCAACCGCGTGGTGCTCGTGCTGGGATGCTTAAAGATCCTCAGCTCGAGCTGGCCTCTTGCGCGCCAGGCCCAGCAGCATCTTCGACGTGCAGCGGCCGACTCGTTTACCTCCTGGATTGAATCGCAGCATCCCCAGGGAGCGGCCGGTCTGGCTCCTGCATCGAGGAATGATGCTTACAAGGAATCCTCAGCCGATCAGACCACCTGGTACAGTACAGGCGGTCAGGGGATGAACGGGGACGTCCAGTCTCTTTTCTCGCCAGGCATGCTCTCGGCGTATATCGATCCCACGTGCAGTGACCCCTTGTTGCTGAATACAATGTCGGAGTTTGATATGACATGA